A region from the Phaenicophaeus curvirostris isolate KB17595 chromosome 28, BPBGC_Pcur_1.0, whole genome shotgun sequence genome encodes:
- the LOC138731726 gene encoding survival motor neuron protein 1-like, with product MAEGAPGPRGSVRAGPGSGAASPRSPRASHPREAPAEESDGGSETPASSVTPSEEEEEEEEGHQWKVGDACSAVWEGDGLLYPAHLRALDRGTGTCLVEFDGYGNTEEQALADLLPPRPGAWGASGTPRGEGAPQAWEPPPGARRRRKGERAPCSPRPLEVVPPAPLRAAWEEEEEQEALTTMLMSWYMSGYHTGFYMGLREGRAEAAERAPRPGHQQKKAQRS from the exons ATGGCCGAGGGCGCCCCGGGGCCGCGG GGCTCTGTCCGCGCCGGCCCGGGCTCGGGCGCCGCctctccccgctccccccgcgccTCCCACCCGCGGGAGGCTCCGGCCGAGGAGTCGGATGGCGGCTCCGAGACCCCCGCCTCGAGCGTGACCCccagcgaggaggaggaggaggaggaggaaggccaCCAG TGGAAGGTGGGCGATGCCTGCAGCGCGGTCTGGGAGGGCGACGGGCTGCTCTACCCCGCTCACCTGCGGGCGCTGGACCGCGGCACCGGCACCTGCCTGGTGGAGTTCGACGGCTACGGCAACACCGAGGAGCAGGCGCTGGCCGATCTCCTGCCTCCCCGCCCCGGAGCCTGGGGGGCGAGCGGCACCCCGAGGGGCGAGGGGGCCCCCCAGGCGTGGGAACCACCTCCAGgcgcgaggaggaggaggaaaggcgAGCGGGCACCCTGCTCCCCGCGGCCCCTCGAG gtggtgccccccgccccgctgcGCGCTGcctgggaggaagaggaggaacaaGAGGCTTTGACCACGATGCTGATGTCCTGGTACATGAGCGGGTACCACACCGGCTTCTACATG GGCCTCCGGGAAGGCCGAGCAGAGGCTGCTGAGCGCGCCCCGAGGCCGGGCCACCAGCAGAAGAAGGCCCAGCGCAGCTAG
- the LOC138731684 gene encoding uncharacterized protein — translation MSCVGAQRRRDGDRGGRTRCQPPPQPPGDRSAPTGRQRQRGDLGAAPGAPRQVAPAARRSPVSPFPPALSSTSPPATSSRYRRTDPASSVSRRTSCRPPVQPPVHGPSPGPCTDPPVQPPVHGPSPGAAPAPWTDPRCSPRCTDRTPGPCTDPPVQPPVRGRTPEARTEPRCSSRCRNKTPGAAPGARTEPRCSSRCRDKTSGARTEPLVHAPTPPCSPRCGIGPPVQLPVHGPTPGARTSPPVQPSLHGHEPRCSPRCGLGPPGAAPRCRADPPAVPEATRLRERRRQRDRRPRSD, via the exons ATGAGCTGTGTCGGTGCTCAGCGGCGCCGGGACGGGGACCGGGGGGGCCGCACACGGtgccagccccctccccagcccccggGGGATCGCTCAGCCCCGACCGGCCGGCAGCGACAACGGGGCGACCTGGGGGCGGCACCGGGAGCCCCCCGGCAGGTGGCACCCGCCGCCCGCCGCAGCCCCGTGTCCCCGTTTCCCCCCGCTTTGAGCTCAACGTCCCCCCCCGCCACCTCCTCCCGCTACCGGCGCACGGATCCAGCCTCCTCCGTGTCCCGCCGCACGAGTTGCCGACCCCCGGTGCAGCCCCCGGTGCACGGACCGAGCCCCGGTCCATGCACCGACCCCCCCGTGCAGCCCCCGGTGCACGGACCAAGCCCCGGTGCAGCCCCCGCCCCATGGACCGACCCCCGGTGCAGCCCCCGGTGCACGGACAGGACCCCTGGTCCATGCACCGACCCCCCCGTGCAGCCCCCGGTGCGGGGTCGGACCCCCGAGGCACGGACCGAGCCCCGGTGCAGCTCCCGGTGCAGGAACAAGACCCCCGGTGCAGCCCCCGGTGCACGGACCGAGCCCCGGTGCAGCTCCCGGTGCAGGGACAAGACCTCCGGTGCACGGACAGAACCCCTGGTCCATGCACCGACCCCCCCGTGCAGCCCCCGGTGCGGGATTGGACCCCCGGTGCAGCTCCCGGTGCACGGACCGACCCCCGGTGCACGGACAAGCCCCCCGGTGCAGCCCTCGCTGCACGGACATGAGCCTCGGTGCAGCCCCCGGTGTGGGCTCGGACCCCCGGGTGCAGCCCCCCGGTGCAGGGCCGACCCCCCCGCTGTCCCCG AAGCGACTCGGCtccgggagcggcggcggcagcgggaCCGGCGGCCGCGCTCGGATTGA
- the GADD45B gene encoding growth arrest and DNA damage-inducible protein GADD45 beta, translating to MTLEELVPCDSSKMQAVSEAVERVLVAAQRQDRLTVGVYESAKLMNVDPDSVVLCVLATDEEDEGDIALQIHFTLIQAFCCDNDIHILRVSGMQRLAAILGEPDAGTEPRDLHCLLVTNPHTDAWKSQGLAEVASYCAESRDRNQWVPYVCLQER from the exons ATGaccctggaggagctggtgcCCTGCGACAGCAGCAA GATGCAGGCGGTGAGCGAGGCGGTGGAGCGGGTGCTGGTGGCGGCGCAGCGGCAGGACCGGCTCACCGTGGGGGTCTACGAGTCCGCCAAGCTCATGAACGT GGACCCCGACAGCGTGGTGCTGTGCGTCCTGGCCACCGACGAGGAGGACGAAGGCGACATCGCCCTGCAGATCCACTTCACCCTCATCCAGGCCTTCTGCTGCGACAACGACATCCACATCCTCCGCGTCTCGGGGATGCAGCGCCTGGCAGCCATCCTGGGCGAGCCCGACGCGGGCACCGAGCCCCGCGACCTCCACTGCCTCTTAGTCACG AATCCCCACACGGACGCTTGGAAGAGCCAAGGGTTGGCTGAGGTGGCCAGTTACTGCGCCGAGAGCCGCGATCGGAACCAGTGGGTGCCGTACGTCTGCCTGCAGGAGCGCTGA